The proteins below come from a single Miscanthus floridulus cultivar M001 chromosome 1, ASM1932011v1, whole genome shotgun sequence genomic window:
- the LOC136494477 gene encoding uncharacterized protein isoform X2 → MAWDDGSQAFGEQGDEVDAAIGVQGDGTDGLQGDGGHATEHVEDAAAAFDEQGEQGDAATEGVQLPEADGLQGASTNAGGASGIIFRTTNSTCTLYPGFGVL, encoded by the exons ATGGCTTGGGACGATGGCAGCCAAG CATTTGGCGAGCAAGGAGATGAAGTTGATGCTGCAATAGGAGTGCAAGGGGATGGAACCGATGGTCTGCAAGGAGATGGAGGTCATGCTACAG AACATGTAGAAGATGCTGCTGCAGCATTTGACGAGCAAGGAGAGCAAGGTGATGCTGCAACAGAAGGAGTGCAATTACCTGAAGCCGATGGTCTGCAAGGTGCATCAACAAATGCAGGTGGTGCTTCAGGTATAATTTTTCGGACAACCAATAGTACCTGCACTTTGTATCCAGGTTTCGGAGTACTCTAA
- the LOC136494477 gene encoding uncharacterized protein isoform X1: MPGLEIDLNDEPPESGDLYPIDWDDIVEYDGPANQLDYDMAWDDGSQGDEVDAAIGVQGDGTDGLQGDGGHATEHVEDAAAAFDEQGEQGDAATEGVQLPEADGLQGASTNAGGASAF; encoded by the exons ATGCCTGGGTTAGAAATTGATTTGAATGATGAGCCACCTGAATCCGGCGATTTGTATCCCATAGATTGGGATGACATCGTTGAGTATGATGGGCCAGCAAACCAACTTGATTATGATATGGCTTGGGACGATGGCAGCCAAG GAGATGAAGTTGATGCTGCAATAGGAGTGCAAGGGGATGGAACCGATGGTCTGCAAGGAGATGGAGGTCATGCTACAG AACATGTAGAAGATGCTGCTGCAGCATTTGACGAGCAAGGAGAGCAAGGTGATGCTGCAACAGAAGGAGTGCAATTACCTGAAGCCGATGGTCTGCAAGGTGCATCAACAAATGCAGGTGGTGCTTCAG CTTTCTAG